CAGATTCAATGGATACATGGAACTGGAATGACATGAGAAAGATCAgaacaagatcaaaattgaaCATCCATGACCTCATTCCTCCTCCTCTCTATGATTTAGTTATCTTCTTGTTGAATGCTAGAATCAAAATATGCACAGCATGCAAGTCATTGACTTGCTAGTTGACTTGTACCACCTAGTAGAACTACCCTAATATAAAATACAGAAAGTCATGCATGCTAGCTTATTATTTCATACCTGGATGAGCATGCGTCATGTAGTTGTGGCCAAAACAACTGAGATTAATTTAAACATTTAGTCAAACTAGaatgaatataaaaaagagaatgcaaTTTGGACTTgtggaaagaagagagaagtcaTACGCTGGACAGATTTGATTATTTAAACCAGAAGTACAGCATGGGGAATCCCACACTCGATCGCTGCCTCGATGAAGGAGCTTGATATCGACGCCGGTAGCGGCAACACCGAATTTTGCCTACAGCTGCCGCCCCCTCCTGTGGCGGCTGGTCAGCGTTGTGCCTGTATATCGAGATGGGGTTCCCGGTCTCCATAAGTGGTTTGGGTGAGTGTGGAATAATGAGAACAGGTTGACGATCCAACTACTGGTAATTAATTGCTGACAGTGCCGTCGGGTCAGATTGCTGTCATGCACAGTTCAGTGAATGATAAACGGTGCATCGAGTAAGAGTAAAAACTAGTCCTCCAAAACGGTGCTGAATCCCTTAGGCAGCTTTTGTTTGTGAGAGAGATTGAGACAGTCACTAAGACAAGAACTAAACAAAGTTTCAAATTTGTGTTTGGCGAAAAAGTGTATAGGATTGAATTATATCTCAGGACCTGTTTGATTTGAATTAAGATTAGAGACTGAAAtggttaaatttataaaaatacccTTAACTTTTATATGCAACCCTAACCTCAGACCCAAATTCAATCTTTCAGAAATGTAGTCCTAACCCACTTCCGCTATAACGCACTCCAGACCCCTTCTCGTCTCCTCTCCCTAAATCCTTCGATCTTCCCCATCGCCGACAGAAACGCCAAGAACTATTGAGCGACGACGGCATGCTCGTCTTCAGCGGTTCACAATCGCATCTTCGAGCCTCCGACGGTCCTGTCATAACCAGTAGAATAACCATTTTCTTAATTTGAAAGCTGAGTAAATCCTTATAATAGTTCCTGTCTTCCTAGATTCGAGTGAATATTCAATGTAATTCTGAAGATTCTGATCTTTTTATTGTAGTCCTCCAATTAGAGTTCTGAGTATTTATAATAGTCTGTGGGTATATTTTTGGTGATGAGTCATCACCGGAGCGCTGACGTGTCCATATTTTGCCACGCTGAAAGATTCCAACGGCTAGTTGAGCTGACTCATTTCTAATATATACCCATGTTGATCCCTCCTACTATATTTAACCCTAAattcctaaattttttaaaattttatctcttcttcttgttcatcgCTCTCTTCTCATTCTCCGTATGAGGCTCTTgctcatttcttcttctcaccTTCCAATATGCAGAAAATATGTATTGGGCATTTACAATGTAATATTTATTTGTCTTTTCATAATAGTCTAGATCATCGATGGATGATATTATTGTTAACAACAGCAATGACATGAATAACAATTTAGTAACAGtgttatatataaagaaaaatgttattaacAAGGAGGAAAGGATATTGTAATAGGCCTCGAGTCctcaataaaaaagaaaagcatagctcaacaatattagaaatatacaaaaaaaataaaatcagttGACAAAGGTATTTTGTCCTGAAGTCAGAATCTTGAAATGCAATTGAGCATATCATTTCAGTAACGCCAAAGGTTATTGATAGTGACATGTGAATATTCAATTCTTTCTCCCtatcttaattataataaataaataaataaattctatatGTTCTCAGATTTATTCAATATATCAATTTTGAATTGCTTTTACAAACTTACTATTCAAATATTtaccctctttttctttttctcttttaaggTTACTATGTTAAATATGTACTATTCACATCAAACCATCACGCTTCTTATTTTATCATCAAAATTCATTGTTAATACATTAAATTCACAAGTAGAGCAACTGTACCGGACTAAGTAGCTACATGAAGTAAATGTACCTTAATTTGGTTCAAGACTGAGAACTTCAGACCAGTCATATCCAAAATCTTTACACATGTGGTGATAAGTTATCCATGTTTCTTTAATGAAAAAGGCTACAGATAAATATGGTTAAAAACTCAGAATGAAATGACAGAAGCTAAACTACCAAATTAATCTTAGAAGAATCCAAAGAATAATACTCACCAAGACTACACGATCACAATATTTATTGATCTGAATGTGAGATTgaacataataataaatctgTGGATCATATAAGATCAGGATACACAATTAGAAGTCAAATAGTACCCCTCAACAGACCAAtgtttctcttcctttttctaataaatttcaCTTACTAGATGCTTTGTCAAATGTGCTAAGCCCAACACCAATTGCAAAGACAGAAAAATTCTGGAATTAATCacaaagaaagagagagggaaAAAAGAAACAGAGATAAGACAATTATATATAGCATAACTTGCACATGTTGACAAGAAAATACATTTAGAAGTGATCGAGATGACATGGGAtaccaacaaaaaaaagattGTTTCAAAATGAGCACCTCTCTTGAGTAACCTAATAATCATATTAGTTGTGACTCGCGAATTGATCTGTATAAATTGAGCGAGACTATTGGTTTCTGAAAATGAAACATCATCGAGAATAATAACCAAGTAAAAATTCATAgctatttgttaaaaaataatccTTCAAGCATTGATTGAATCCCTTTCCTactaaatcaatacaaattatAAATCTCACCAAAAAGTAGGGGTGGCAAAACGGGTCGAGTCCGCTGGGCCGATCCGCTAAAAAAGGCGGGTTGAGCTAGGATTTCGAACccgccaaattaaaaaaatccgcCAAACCCGCACCGCCAAATTGGCAGGttttggcggggcggggcgggtCGGTCCGCCGGGCCGAagctttatatttttcttttttttattaaataaaatactggttactattataaaattaataattatagaatttttaaacacttttttttcattttttgtttttattcttcttttagttattaactttatttattttattttacaatttcgtCCCCGTTTATGAGGCGGGTCTAGGCGGGGTGGGGCGGGACGGGGCGGGCCAGCCCGCTTTGCCACCCCTACCAAAAAGCATGCAGGAGAATAGCAGCATTAATTAGTTAACAACATGAATGAAACATTCAAAATTACTTTAACCATCATGATTCCAAATGGTCACACTAGACATAATCTACCGAAAAGAAACTAATAGAGAATAATTTACTCAGCCACACAGTACGTAATGAATAATTCAAAATGTTAAAATCAAATCAGAATAAGTATCTAGATACaatagataaaaaaagataaaaaaaaatggattACCTGAAAGATTTTCTGCAATGGCTCCTTAACTAAGCATAAttacaaaaagagaaaagaagcaATTTCTTAACATGAGCATAAAAAAGAGGGAAAAAGGTGAGACCCAGATGAGAAAAAAGAGCAAGGATTAAGAGAGAGATGAAAAAGGTGAGACCTTGATCCATGAGAGATTTGAGGTTGTTGAGGGTATCTTGGGAAACATCCCCCATCCTGAACAGATGAGAAAACCTCAACCACACTAATAACTTGCATATCATGAAGAACCAACACTATATTGAAAATCCAAggtaaaaagaaaatgttactttGTGTCTGATCACAAAGTCAGAACCTCGTACTTCTTGTAGAGGAGGGGAAGAACGAAAAGAGTTTTCAGTTGGATTACTTCTTCTCTCAACTTTTTCAACCCAGCAAATAGAATCTTACAGTAGCGCCATTGATgaagagatgaagatgaagTGAGAGGGTAGAAGAAGAAGTGACGAAGATGAAGTGTTTGTATTAGAGACAACTGTTTTTCTAAATAACATCTAAACGGCGTTGTTATTTGTACTCAAGGGATCCAAACCAAAACGACGACGTTTTGGAGCCCTCTAGCGTGGCAAAATATGGTCACGTCAGCGCTCTGGTAATGACTCATCACCAGAAATATGTCTAGAAACCATTATGAATACTCGGAGCTCTATCTGGAGGACTACAATGGGAAAATTGAGATCTTGAGGATTACATTGAGTATTCACGTGAATCTCGGAGACTACTATAGGAATTTACTCCTTTAAAGCTGGCAGCTGCAAGTTGCAACACAAACCCGTCCAAATCAGCTGTTCAAGCGGTTAGGGTCAAACCggctcatttttatttttatatgttttgacAAAATTTTAAGGCTCATTTTTTTGTTATGATAAAGATATTGGGTAGTGTAATAAAATATAGATATGCCAAAAAATTGTATTGGTACGGTGTCAGAAAAAAAACGCAAGCtacattttattcttttttttccagCAATTTAAATAAATGCAAGCTGGGTTTTATTGTTTTAAAggtttttaaatcttttttaattttgattgagTCCAAATGCAACCTGCATTTAGTGAGCActgcatattatttttttaaaataataaaatgcgGTTTGCGTTTTTATTAATTTGgtagcctttttttttttaacaaataaaacgTAGGTTGCGTTTTTTGTACGTCAGAAATTTTGTTCGGAAAGCCAAAATCACAGGTTGcgtttgttaaaaaaatatattttaagcaAGAGTCCAACCTATAAACACGAAGCAGGATTCATTTAAAATGCTTCATTCCACTTCTattcctccttttcttctttctttcataTATGGAACAGTTCTGAATTTTTTGGGGTGTAAAAAAAAATCGAGTTAGGTGGGGTTGAAGTTATGGAAGGTATTGCAAATTTGCGAGTGTATTATAACGGTGATATTATACCAAACACACATGAAGGAGTGACTTTTATTTGTGAATGTCCGTTGTCATTTGCTATACCGTGCACCATGAGTTTTGTGGAGTTGCAAAATGATTTTTGTGATAACATACAAAATCACATTTCGAAAAGGGTGAGCAACATTTTATACAGAAATCATGTATAAGTATTTAGTGGGCTGATACAGTTTCAAATAATGCCCATCACAAACGACGCCATTATGTAGCAAATGTTCTGTATTTATCAACAAGCCCGATTTTACGTGCCGATTATAGAGCTGTACGTTGATTTCGAACAGCATTCGAGCCTGGACCTGGTCGGCGAGGAGGTCGATGTTGATGAGTGCGGAGACCTAGATTGGGAAGAAGATAACAACAATAGTGAAGAGGAGTTCGAAGCCAACTATAAAGTCGATGACGAAAACGATGACGGAGACTTGGCAGGCAATCCGGCGATACAGAATGAAGCGGACTCGATTGTAAGCCGGCACCCGTTTGGTGTTCCATCTTTTGTGCGGTCTTTGTATCTCGAAGCCATGCATGCCCCGGAATTTTCTGAGTATGCGAATATGGGTATGTTATGATTATTAATTCAAGTTACCACTAGTGTGCATTTTATTTGCCTTGTCTGACTGATGGTGGTGCGCATGTCGTAGGTGAAGGCAACATTGCGGCGGAAGATAGTGAGTTTAGTGTCAGAATGAAATTTAGCTCTACAGAGTCGGTGATATCTACAATCAAAAGTTACACTATCTCTAGAAGAGTTTATTACACTATGTATGAGTCTGAGCCGCAGACATTCTATGCGAAATGCAAAGGTTATGGTACCGGGTGCGACTGGCTTATTCGAGCTAGCTTGATTCGAAAGAAAGCTTATTGGGAGATCAGGAGATACAATGATAAACACACTTGCACCATGGGCACGATCTCACAAGATCATGCCAAGTTGGACTCAAATACAATTGCAGATGCCATTAGGCCGTTGGTCGAAGCAGACCCATCGATAAAGGTGAAGTCTATTATTGCAAAAATTCAATTCAGGTTCAACTACACTGTTAATTACCGCAAGGCTTGGTTGACAAAGCAGAAATCTGTCGCAAAAGTTTTCGGTGATTGGCAAGTTTCTTACCAGATTCTGCTGGTATCGTTGAAAGCAATGACTGCAAAGATGTCGAGGTCTCGTGTCCAAATAAAGACGCTCCCCGTTTACCGTGAGAGTGAGGAGGTTCAAGGTATAAGAGTTCTGCATCGTGTTTTTTGGAGCTTCTATCCATGTATAGTAGCCTTCCGACACTGCAAGCCACTGGTGCAGGTTGATGGCACACACCTGTACGAAAAATATAAAGGTGCACTTCTAGTAACCGTTGCACAAGATGTGAATCAAAACATTGTACCTATTGCATTTGCAATAGTCGAGGGTGAGACAGCAGACGCGTGGAAGTTTTCCTAACCAACTTGCGGAGATATGTTGTTACCATTGATGGCATCGACATTATTTCTGACCGCCATAACTCCATCGATGCAACAATAGCTCGCAGTAACAGTGCATGGTCACCACCAAAAGCGTGGCACATGTTCTACATTAGGCACATTGGGTCCAACTTCTTAAGGAGGTTTAAGGCTCCGTATTTGCATAAACTTGTGGTTAACACAGGTATTTGATTTTGCTGATATGGTTCTATTCACAGTAATTTTGTGGCATTTGCTTATGATTAAATGGTTTGTCTAATAGGATATTCGAAGATAGAACAGGAGTACAACAAAAACTACCAAAGGCTTCAAGAGCGGGGTGAGGCGTACACGCAATGGTGTGATGAGTAATAAGAACAAACAAAATTGTATGCCGGCGCCAATGACTCCACCTAAGCACGGGTAGGATGAacgcaacaacaacaacaacaacaacaacaacaacaacaacaataataataatagtaaaatacAATACTGTCGCGCAAGTGGAACACCAACATCGAGGAGCTCATTGCCCGGTATAGGGGCCAAAAACGGCATACGCTCCCACACCCAAACAAAAAGCAGAATGAGTGACCCATCCATTTCTTTACAGTTGTACAGTGATGCATGACACAACGATCTGTATAGATGTGCCAGACTAGCTGCCCCCTAACTGTATTCCGAAATCCAATGAAAATCTCGAAGTAGAGGCAAAAACTTCGAGTTCAAAGACGTGGTAGACTTATTTGGAAACACCATTGTACCAAGGACACAGAAAATGTGAGCCCTAACGTACCACTCAATAGACTCCTGTGTGTCACACGATTCAGTGTCTTTGCACCGTCGGACCCATGCAAGATTTACCTTGCCCAACACGTGATCGTCCGGAACCGGCTGCCAACCAAAACAAGCGATACAGTTATCCATAAAAAACTGGTAACTGCTATCCGATCTACCCATGACGGGTTCTCAGTTAACCTGGAGGCCAAGTATATGTATCACGTTCTCCAGCGTCACCGTCACCTCGCTCACTGGAAGGTGGAACGTGTGGGTTTCTGGCCTCCATCGTTCCACCAAGGCACTTTAGAGTGCAGAATGACCTTTCATTTCGCCTATTCGCAAAACGTGTTGAAACCCAGTTAATGCTAGTGCCGCAGCAGCTCTCTCATTAAAAGTATCTGGCGGATCAAATTTTTTAGGCAACAAATTTCTGATCGCCTgcaaaacaaaagataatatttattcaaattaacaacaactaacgcataataataataataaaacagtttaaataaaatcaaataaaataaaaataaatatatttatttatcacagattttaaaaaaaaaaattacctattGAAGATGATCCAAATACTTAATAATATGTTCTTCAGGTAGCATAAAATTGcgaactatttttttttatgaactaACTTAAACCCTaagtcttctactcttcttcttcttcccccacTTTCTCTAACTTCTCAGCGCACCACCCTCCCCTCTTACAATGCAATGTCCCGCACAATAAAACCCATCTTCACCTCTTTTTTTGCCCCACTTTGTTGCCTCTCCTCCtgcattttttattataaatgcACGTTTAACATCCTCCTTCGAAACGTGTCAC
The genomic region above belongs to Arachis duranensis cultivar V14167 chromosome 3, aradu.V14167.gnm2.J7QH, whole genome shotgun sequence and contains:
- the LOC107478219 gene encoding uncharacterized protein LOC107478219 — translated: MFCIYQQARFYVPIIELYVDFEQHSSLDLVGEEVDVDECGDLDWEEDNNNSEEEFEANYKVDDENDDGDLAGNPAIQNEADSIVSRHPFGVPSFVRSLYLEAMHAPEFSEYANMGEGNIAAEDSEFSVRMKFSSTESVISTIKSYTISRRVYYTMYESEPQTFYAKCKGYGTGCDWLIRASLIRKKAYWEIRRYNDKHTCTMGTISQDHAKLDSNTIADAIRPLVEADPSIKVKSIIAKIQFRFNYTVNYRKAWLTKQKSVAKVFGDWQVSYQILLVSLKAMTAKMSRSRVQIKTLPVYRESEEVQGIRVLHRVFWSFYPCIVAFRHCKPLVQVDGTHLYEKYKGALLVTVAQDVNQNIVPIAFAIVEARSNSAWSPPKAWHMFYIRHIGSNFLRRFKAPYLHKLVVNTGYSKIEQEYNKNYQRLQERGEAYTQWCDE